A single region of the Accipiter gentilis chromosome 6, bAccGen1.1, whole genome shotgun sequence genome encodes:
- the SAMD7 gene encoding sterile alpha motif domain-containing protein 7 isoform X1, with translation MTPRDHMRKMSILGEQGTLEEKHLYRLASGMAAGELRQRQEMLMRNQLMAVNPQLMGASQQRMQAIPSQFEPRLVDRDLLPSTEMMASADPRQIHIASHLGPTVPQHTNMPNILSNRVYPGPGYSFLQPESMEAVARRQELVQKQNIARMEMEMSAIFQQKEMEKAHRKGLLGLEAPFLYHGMPASPIAFRGRHRLPEGHLPSDLYVHRTTLDEIHGNTMLMATSPYPPVSTLQRERARRPGRRAGNHKTADCSANGTKNQADDKTTDPASAAVDDEKEDKKEAEVETPNKHEQSKNQTEPSAVAKNCKEFEQGLRKNCATHEISTETNSCSNTNEKESNSSCAAFDEKYMYPSAIPFSALPYGFPVPSNPLLPSGAQGLILNGEDISSIEDIRKWTVDDVYNFIVSLPGCSDYAQVFKDHAIDGETLPLLTEEHLLDTMGLKLGPALKIRSQVSRRLGNVFYMMNLPLSVPLPPAPGKPSDQPSDIASPLHCNSSGDTLDSPCSQDPETSKAVEQIVSESRENPCDTAGSQADFQMITFQKS, from the exons ATGACTCCACGGGATCACATGAGAAAAATGTCTATCCTAGGAGAACAAGGAACACTAGAAGAAAAGCACTTATACCGATTAGCAAGTGGCATGGCAGCAGGAG AACTGCGGCAGCGGCAAGAGATGCTAATGAGAAATCAGTTGATGGCAGTAAACCCTCAGCTAATGGGCGCAAGCCAGCAGAGAATGCAGGCAATTCCCTCACAGTTTGAGCCTCGACTGGTAGACAG agaTCTGTTGCCTTCAACTGAAATGATGGCATCAGCTGATCCAAGACAAATCCATATTGCGTCGCACCTTGGACCCACAGTCCCACAGCACACAAACATGCCAAACATATTGTCCAACCGTGTTTACCCAGGCCCAG GATATAGCTTTCTGCAACCAGAATCCATGGAAGCTGTGGCCAGGAGACAGGAACTggttcaaaagcaaaatattgccAG AATGGAAATGGAGATGAGTgctatttttcagcaaaaagaaatggagaaagctcACCGAAAAGGGCTACTGGGCCTGGAAGCACCTTTCCTTTACCATGGGATGCCAGCTAGTCCCATCGCTTTCCGTGGCAGGCACAGACTACCTGAAGGCCATCTTCCCAGCGACTTATATGTTCATCGTACCACCCTTGATGAAATTCATGGCAACACTATGCTCATGGCAACCAGCCCATACCCTCCAGTCAGCACTTTGCAAAGGGAGAGGGCACGTCGACCAGGGAGGAGAGCTGGAAATCACAAAACTGCAGACTGTAGTGCCAATGGCACAAAGAACCAAGCTGATGACAAAACTACGGACCCTGCTTCAGCTGCAGTGGATGATgagaaagaagacaagaaagaagCAGAGGTGGAGACACCAAACAAACATGAACAAAGCAAAAACCAGACTGAGCCATCTGCAGTTGCCAAAAATTGTAAAGAGTTTGAACAAGGCTTGAGAAAAAACTGTGCTACTCATGAAATTTCTACTGAAACCAACAGCTGCAGCAACACAAATGAGAAGGAATCTAATAGCTCCTGTGCTGCTTTTGATGAGAAGTACATGTACCCTTCTGCAATCCCATTCTCAGCATTGCCATACGGATTTCCAGTACCCAGCAACCCATTGCTACCTTCAG GAGCACAAGGCCTGATCCTGAATGGAGAAGACATTTCTTCCATTGAAGACATTCGCAAGTGGACTGTTGATGATGTATACAACTTCATCGTTAGTCTCCCAGGCTGTTCAGATTATGCCCAG GTATTTAAAGACCACGCTATTGATGGAGAAACCCTCCCACTGTTAAcagaggaacatctcctggataCAATGGGATTAAAACTCGGACCAGCATTGAAAATCCGCTCTCAG GTGTCCCGACGTTTGGGCAATGTGTTCTACATGATGAATCTTCCTCTGTCCGTGCCCCTGCCACCTGCACCAGGCAAACCCTCAGATCAGCCCTCCGACATAGCCTCCCCACTTCACTGCAATAGCAGTGGCGATACGCTGGATAGTCCCTGCTCTCAGGACCCAGAAACTTCAAAAGCAGTGGAACAGATCGTTTCAGAAAGCAGGGAAAACCCATGTGACACAGCTGGATCTCAGGCTGACTTCCAGATGATCACTTTTCAGAAAAGTTGA
- the SAMD7 gene encoding sterile alpha motif domain-containing protein 7 isoform X2 translates to MMASADPRQIHIASHLGPTVPQHTNMPNILSNRVYPGPGYSFLQPESMEAVARRQELVQKQNIARMEMEMSAIFQQKEMEKAHRKGLLGLEAPFLYHGMPASPIAFRGRHRLPEGHLPSDLYVHRTTLDEIHGNTMLMATSPYPPVSTLQRERARRPGRRAGNHKTADCSANGTKNQADDKTTDPASAAVDDEKEDKKEAEVETPNKHEQSKNQTEPSAVAKNCKEFEQGLRKNCATHEISTETNSCSNTNEKESNSSCAAFDEKYMYPSAIPFSALPYGFPVPSNPLLPSGAQGLILNGEDISSIEDIRKWTVDDVYNFIVSLPGCSDYAQVFKDHAIDGETLPLLTEEHLLDTMGLKLGPALKIRSQVSRRLGNVFYMMNLPLSVPLPPAPGKPSDQPSDIASPLHCNSSGDTLDSPCSQDPETSKAVEQIVSESRENPCDTAGSQADFQMITFQKS, encoded by the exons ATGATGGCATCAGCTGATCCAAGACAAATCCATATTGCGTCGCACCTTGGACCCACAGTCCCACAGCACACAAACATGCCAAACATATTGTCCAACCGTGTTTACCCAGGCCCAG GATATAGCTTTCTGCAACCAGAATCCATGGAAGCTGTGGCCAGGAGACAGGAACTggttcaaaagcaaaatattgccAG AATGGAAATGGAGATGAGTgctatttttcagcaaaaagaaatggagaaagctcACCGAAAAGGGCTACTGGGCCTGGAAGCACCTTTCCTTTACCATGGGATGCCAGCTAGTCCCATCGCTTTCCGTGGCAGGCACAGACTACCTGAAGGCCATCTTCCCAGCGACTTATATGTTCATCGTACCACCCTTGATGAAATTCATGGCAACACTATGCTCATGGCAACCAGCCCATACCCTCCAGTCAGCACTTTGCAAAGGGAGAGGGCACGTCGACCAGGGAGGAGAGCTGGAAATCACAAAACTGCAGACTGTAGTGCCAATGGCACAAAGAACCAAGCTGATGACAAAACTACGGACCCTGCTTCAGCTGCAGTGGATGATgagaaagaagacaagaaagaagCAGAGGTGGAGACACCAAACAAACATGAACAAAGCAAAAACCAGACTGAGCCATCTGCAGTTGCCAAAAATTGTAAAGAGTTTGAACAAGGCTTGAGAAAAAACTGTGCTACTCATGAAATTTCTACTGAAACCAACAGCTGCAGCAACACAAATGAGAAGGAATCTAATAGCTCCTGTGCTGCTTTTGATGAGAAGTACATGTACCCTTCTGCAATCCCATTCTCAGCATTGCCATACGGATTTCCAGTACCCAGCAACCCATTGCTACCTTCAG GAGCACAAGGCCTGATCCTGAATGGAGAAGACATTTCTTCCATTGAAGACATTCGCAAGTGGACTGTTGATGATGTATACAACTTCATCGTTAGTCTCCCAGGCTGTTCAGATTATGCCCAG GTATTTAAAGACCACGCTATTGATGGAGAAACCCTCCCACTGTTAAcagaggaacatctcctggataCAATGGGATTAAAACTCGGACCAGCATTGAAAATCCGCTCTCAG GTGTCCCGACGTTTGGGCAATGTGTTCTACATGATGAATCTTCCTCTGTCCGTGCCCCTGCCACCTGCACCAGGCAAACCCTCAGATCAGCCCTCCGACATAGCCTCCCCACTTCACTGCAATAGCAGTGGCGATACGCTGGATAGTCCCTGCTCTCAGGACCCAGAAACTTCAAAAGCAGTGGAACAGATCGTTTCAGAAAGCAGGGAAAACCCATGTGACACAGCTGGATCTCAGGCTGACTTCCAGATGATCACTTTTCAGAAAAGTTGA